One genomic window of Sporosarcina ureae includes the following:
- the plsY gene encoding glycerol-3-phosphate 1-O-acyltransferase PlsY — protein sequence MENYVIILAAYLLGSIPSALWIGKLFYGTDVRQHGSGNMGATNTFRVLGKKAGIVVTLLDIFKGTAAVLLPLLPYFHDTAIHPLILGVVAVLGHIFPIFANLRGGKAVATSGGVLLGYNWPIFLLVVITFLIALKLTKMVSLTSIIVSVMGPLYCLIYYFMGGDLYLFLVVALMGFFIFYRHRDNITRIKNGTEPKVKWL from the coding sequence ATGGAAAATTACGTTATCATTCTGGCAGCTTATTTGCTCGGCTCGATCCCTTCTGCACTCTGGATCGGCAAGCTTTTTTATGGAACCGATGTCAGACAGCATGGCAGTGGAAACATGGGCGCGACAAATACATTTCGGGTCCTCGGAAAAAAAGCTGGCATCGTCGTCACACTGCTAGACATCTTCAAAGGAACAGCAGCTGTTCTCTTGCCGTTATTGCCGTACTTTCACGATACAGCGATTCATCCGTTGATTCTTGGAGTCGTTGCAGTACTTGGACACATCTTCCCTATTTTCGCCAATCTAAGAGGCGGAAAAGCCGTTGCGACTTCTGGTGGAGTATTACTTGGTTATAATTGGCCCATTTTCTTATTGGTCGTCATTACGTTTTTAATTGCATTAAAACTAACGAAGATGGTATCGTTAACATCGATCATCGTGTCCGTTATGGGACCACTATACTGTCTCATTTACTACTTTATGGGTGGCGATCTGTATTTATTTTTAGTCGTCGCACTGATGGGCTTCTTCATTTTTTATCGCCATCGTGACAATATTACTCGAATTAAGAATGGAACCGAACCAAAAGTAAAATGGCTATAG
- the parE gene encoding DNA topoisomerase IV subunit B encodes MIKITEHLFDGGFILTKQKIQNTYDDSSIQILEGLEAVRKRPGMYIGSTDTRGLHHLVYEIVDNSVDEALAGFGNEIDVTIHKDGSVSVRDYGRGMPTGKHESGKPTAEVIMTVLHAGGKFGQGGYKTSGGLHGVGASVVNALSEWLEVTIYRDGKKFLQRFEHGGKPATTLEEIGKTKETGTTIHFKPDTTIFSTIKYQYDTLAERLRESAFLLKGLKITLKEESTDKQDIFHYESGIEAFVTYLNEEKEVLHDVAYLEGEVDGIEVEFAFQFSDGYAETILSFVNNVRTKDGGTHETGAKAAMTRVVNEYARKAGLLKEKDKNLDGSDIREGIAAIVSVRIPEEILQFEGQTKGKLGTSEARTVTDAVISQKMLYFLEENAELSANLVRKAIRAHQAREAARKAREDARSGKKRKKSDTLLSGKLSPAQSRNAAKNELYLVEGDSAGGSAKQGRDRTFQAILPLRGKVINTEKAKLEDIMKNEEINTIIHAVGGGVGADFQIEDAAYDKVIIMTDADTDGAHIQVLLLTFFYRYMKPLIEAGKVYIALPPLFKVFKGAGKSEKLAYAWTDDDLEEAIEKVGKGYMLQRYKGLGEMNADQLWETTMDPSTRTLIRVTIEDGAKSERRVTTLMGDKVEPRRKWIEENVDFGLIEEHNILDNAYIHVEGDTE; translated from the coding sequence ATGATTAAAATAACAGAACATTTGTTTGACGGGGGTTTCATTTTGACGAAACAGAAAATACAAAATACGTATGATGATAGTTCCATTCAAATTTTAGAAGGCTTGGAAGCGGTACGAAAAAGACCGGGAATGTACATCGGTTCAACGGACACGAGAGGTCTGCACCACTTAGTCTACGAAATAGTAGATAACTCGGTGGATGAAGCACTAGCTGGCTTCGGTAATGAAATTGACGTCACGATCCATAAAGACGGCAGTGTCAGTGTGCGAGACTACGGACGTGGGATGCCAACAGGGAAGCATGAGTCAGGAAAACCAACTGCTGAAGTCATTATGACCGTGTTGCACGCGGGCGGAAAGTTCGGGCAAGGCGGCTATAAAACAAGTGGCGGCTTACACGGTGTAGGGGCATCCGTTGTCAATGCATTGTCCGAGTGGTTGGAAGTGACGATCTACCGAGACGGCAAGAAATTTCTCCAGCGCTTTGAGCATGGCGGTAAACCGGCCACGACACTTGAAGAAATCGGTAAAACGAAAGAAACAGGCACGACGATTCATTTCAAACCGGATACGACGATCTTCTCTACGATTAAATATCAATATGACACACTGGCAGAAAGATTGCGTGAGTCCGCTTTTCTATTGAAAGGTTTAAAGATTACGCTAAAAGAAGAAAGTACAGATAAGCAAGACATCTTCCACTACGAATCCGGAATTGAAGCGTTTGTTACCTATTTGAATGAAGAAAAAGAAGTGTTGCATGACGTAGCATACCTAGAAGGTGAAGTCGACGGCATTGAAGTCGAATTTGCGTTCCAGTTCAGCGATGGCTATGCCGAAACGATTCTTTCATTCGTTAACAACGTCCGTACGAAAGACGGCGGAACGCACGAAACCGGTGCGAAAGCTGCGATGACACGTGTGGTGAATGAATACGCACGTAAAGCGGGCTTACTGAAGGAAAAAGATAAGAATCTCGATGGCTCAGATATCCGTGAAGGGATTGCGGCGATCGTTTCTGTTCGTATTCCGGAAGAAATTCTGCAATTTGAAGGCCAAACGAAAGGTAAACTCGGCACGAGTGAAGCGCGAACGGTGACAGATGCCGTCATTTCGCAAAAAATGCTGTATTTCCTTGAAGAAAATGCGGAACTTAGCGCAAATCTTGTCCGTAAAGCCATCCGAGCACATCAAGCACGTGAAGCAGCACGAAAAGCGCGTGAAGACGCACGTTCAGGCAAGAAACGCAAGAAATCCGATACATTGTTGTCCGGTAAATTATCCCCGGCCCAATCACGTAACGCCGCCAAGAATGAATTATATCTCGTGGAGGGTGATTCTGCCGGCGGTTCAGCAAAGCAAGGTCGTGATCGTACGTTCCAAGCAATATTGCCGCTTCGGGGGAAAGTCATCAATACGGAAAAAGCGAAACTTGAAGACATCATGAAAAATGAAGAAATCAACACGATTATCCATGCAGTTGGTGGTGGAGTGGGTGCTGATTTCCAAATTGAAGATGCTGCGTACGACAAAGTCATTATTATGACCGATGCTGATACCGATGGTGCACACATCCAAGTGTTGCTATTGACGTTCTTCTATCGCTATATGAAGCCATTAATTGAAGCAGGCAAAGTGTATATCGCGCTACCGCCTTTATTCAAAGTATTTAAAGGCGCCGGTAAAAGCGAAAAGCTTGCGTATGCGTGGACCGATGATGATTTAGAAGAAGCGATCGAAAAAGTTGGGAAAGGCTATATGCTTCAACGCTATAAAGGTCTTGGTGAGATGAACGCTGATCAATTATGGGAAACGACGATGGATCCATCCACACGAACGTTGATTCGAGTGACGATTGAAGATGGAGCGAAATCCGAGCGTCGCGTCACCACATTAATGGGTGATAAAGTCGAACCACGTCGTAAATGGATTGAAGAGAACGTCGATTTCGGCTTGATTGAAGAACATAATATTTTAGATAATGCATATATACATGTTGAGGGGGATACGGAATGA
- the parC gene encoding DNA topoisomerase IV subunit A — translation MTQSETFQDLPLEEVIGDRFGRYSKYIIQDRAIPDARDGLKPVQRRILYAMFHEGNTHEKAFRKSAKTVGNVIGNYHPHGDTSVYDAMVRMSQSWKLRHEMVDMQGNNGSIDGDSAAAMRYTEARLSAIASEMLRDIRKETVDFAFNFDDTELEPTVLPGRFPNLLVNGSTGISAGYATDIPPHALHEVIDAVLMRLKKPNVSVDELMTVIPGPDFPTGAIIQGTDGIRTAYQTGKGRFIIRALWEIEQLKAGKSQIVITEIPYDVNKANLVKKMDELRHDRRLDGIAEIRDESDRTGMRIVVELKKEIDGTAIMQYLLKHTDLQITYNFNMIAIAGRRPMLMSLPMLLDAYIDHQKDVITRRSTFDIRKAKERLHIVDGLIKALSILDEVIKTIRASKDKKDAKLNLVKAYEFTEVQAEAIVSLQLYRLTNTDITELKREEQELRDLIQELEAVLASEAKLVSVLVKEIKAIRKQFSEPRRSVIEEKIEELKVDLDILVPSEEVMVSVTKGGYVKRTSMRSYSASGGKGQEMKEHDYNLIECAMNTQHHLLLFTSFGNYIYQPVHELPEIRWRDLGQHLSSICGLEPGEELVDVIALEKFDETRCILTASSNGNVKISKLTDFQVQRFNRSFKAMNVKKDDRLVGARVITGKEDVLLVSKQAYSLRFALSELATTGIRTGGVKGINLKAEDELVTFEVITEQVRNVFVATQRGTIKRMNISEFETSSRALRGVTIIKELKSNPYRVVDMKLVKDDEEFVIHTSKGLKIEIEPMSIKNSNRQSTGSSVVDEAKDGQIVQVVTVKKDR, via the coding sequence ATGACACAGTCAGAAACGTTTCAAGATCTGCCCTTGGAAGAAGTAATTGGTGACCGTTTTGGGCGTTATAGTAAATATATTATCCAAGACCGCGCGATTCCAGATGCGCGGGACGGATTAAAGCCGGTACAACGTCGTATCTTGTATGCGATGTTCCATGAAGGCAACACACATGAAAAAGCGTTCCGTAAATCCGCAAAAACGGTCGGTAACGTAATCGGTAACTATCACCCACACGGTGATACGTCCGTCTACGATGCCATGGTACGGATGAGTCAATCATGGAAGCTGCGTCATGAAATGGTCGACATGCAAGGAAATAACGGTTCGATTGACGGTGACTCCGCAGCCGCAATGCGTTATACCGAAGCGCGACTTTCTGCTATCGCAAGTGAAATGTTACGCGATATTCGTAAAGAAACTGTCGATTTTGCATTTAACTTTGACGATACGGAACTGGAACCCACCGTTTTACCAGGACGTTTTCCGAATTTGCTGGTGAACGGTTCTACGGGTATCTCTGCCGGTTATGCGACCGATATTCCGCCTCACGCACTGCATGAGGTTATTGATGCGGTCTTGATGCGCTTAAAGAAACCGAACGTCAGCGTAGATGAGCTGATGACGGTGATTCCTGGACCGGATTTCCCGACAGGTGCGATTATCCAAGGAACGGATGGAATTCGTACTGCCTATCAGACAGGCAAAGGGCGTTTCATTATCCGCGCATTGTGGGAAATTGAGCAGTTAAAAGCAGGTAAATCCCAAATCGTCATTACGGAAATCCCGTATGATGTCAATAAAGCAAATTTAGTAAAGAAAATGGATGAACTGCGCCACGATCGGCGTTTAGATGGAATTGCAGAAATTCGTGATGAATCCGACCGTACAGGAATGCGTATCGTTGTCGAGTTGAAGAAAGAAATAGACGGTACAGCCATTATGCAGTATTTGTTGAAACATACGGATTTACAGATCACATACAATTTCAATATGATTGCGATTGCAGGTAGACGCCCGATGTTGATGTCTCTTCCAATGCTTCTGGATGCGTATATTGATCACCAAAAAGACGTGATTACACGACGTTCTACCTTTGATATCCGTAAAGCGAAAGAACGATTACATATCGTAGACGGTTTAATAAAAGCTTTATCGATCCTCGATGAAGTCATTAAGACAATTCGCGCGTCAAAAGATAAGAAAGATGCGAAATTAAACTTGGTTAAAGCGTATGAATTTACTGAAGTACAAGCAGAAGCCATTGTTTCATTGCAACTATACCGATTGACGAATACGGATATTACAGAATTAAAACGCGAGGAACAGGAACTACGTGACTTGATCCAAGAGCTAGAAGCGGTTCTTGCAAGCGAGGCTAAATTGGTGTCTGTTTTGGTGAAAGAAATCAAAGCAATCCGTAAGCAATTTTCCGAACCACGTCGTTCCGTAATTGAAGAAAAAATTGAGGAACTGAAAGTGGATCTAGATATCTTGGTCCCTAGCGAAGAAGTCATGGTATCCGTCACAAAAGGTGGCTATGTCAAACGTACCAGCATGCGTTCGTACTCCGCTTCGGGTGGAAAAGGGCAGGAAATGAAAGAACACGATTATAATCTAATCGAATGTGCCATGAATACACAGCATCACTTGCTGTTGTTCACATCTTTCGGTAATTACATCTACCAACCCGTCCACGAGCTGCCAGAGATACGCTGGCGTGATTTAGGGCAGCATTTATCCAGCATTTGCGGACTCGAGCCAGGCGAAGAGCTAGTGGACGTGATCGCCCTTGAGAAATTTGATGAAACTCGCTGTATTTTGACCGCTTCATCCAATGGTAATGTGAAGATTTCGAAACTGACGGACTTCCAAGTGCAACGTTTTAACCGTTCGTTCAAAGCGATGAACGTTAAGAAAGACGATCGACTAGTTGGTGCACGGGTGATAACGGGGAAAGAAGACGTATTATTGGTAAGTAAACAAGCCTACTCGCTACGATTCGCCTTGTCAGAGCTTGCCACTACCGGTATTCGTACAGGCGGCGTCAAGGGAATCAATTTAAAAGCCGAAGATGAGTTAGTAACATTTGAAGTGATTACAGAGCAAGTACGCAACGTATTTGTAGCCACACAGCGTGGAACTATTAAAAGAATGAATATTTCAGAGTTCGAGACAAGCTCTAGAGCGCTTAGAGGCGTGACGATCATTAAAGAGTTAAAGTCCAATCCGTATCGAGTAGTAGATATGAAGCTGGTGAAAGACGATGAAGAATTCGTGATTCACACATCTAAAGGACTAAAGATAGAAATTGAACCCATGTCGATAAAAAATTCTAATCGTCAGTCTACAGGAAGTTCTGTAGTGGACGAAGCGAAAGACGGGCAGATTGTGCAAGTAGTGACGGTGAAGAAGGATAGGTAG
- a CDS encoding acetate--CoA ligase family protein, giving the protein MMKMMNEVLPSNIELEPLFNPKRVAVLGASENTNKIGYLQLKALLDAGFEGEIYPIHPTAKEIGELPCYTSVGDTPEQVDLAILCVGMHQVEKCLIDCGESGVKAAIVFASGYSEIGEEGIIAQNRLKEIAEQYQMRLIGPNCVGLLNTTNGLMGTFSPGLTNVPLGKKREVGFVTQSGAFGVLTYIAAAQHGLTFNYFVSVGNEVDVSFSDVIEYMLHDPKTKVASGYLEGEKNAEKLRKLAKFALQINKPIVIMKSGRSSAGSRAAASHTGSLAGADKVYDGFFKQAGIVRADDYDDIISFSKLFLTNKLPTGKNTVIVTSSGGRGINEADRCESYGLNIHALSDKVRKEIEKNIPDFASASNPVDLTAAASITNPELYLAPLKVLVNDPDTDIILFPEFPIHWDENTPLLQEFIEICKNSDKFVLISNFPLEGMSIPKGVQYLEDNGIPFILGNMNPIRSLAKLVDYAEAYRKAHKISDEPARKELDVSNIQHLLPANQTLSESQSSEILSAYGIRTAKRITAKTADDAVQAANHMGYPVVMKIDSPDIPHKTEVNGIRLNVQNGQEVRQAFKEIYDSAKEHCPTADLHGISIQEMLPEGVEVIVGVTSDPTFGPVIMFGLGGVFVEVFKDVSFRVAPITRQDAIDKMESLKGYQILQGVRNKKPVDQEAIIDVLLKVSRLIEDYSDVIQEIDINPLIVYEDGIVAADALIITK; this is encoded by the coding sequence ATGATGAAAATGATGAATGAAGTACTACCGTCGAATATTGAGCTGGAACCCTTATTCAACCCAAAAAGAGTGGCTGTACTAGGTGCTTCGGAAAACACGAACAAAATTGGTTACTTGCAATTAAAAGCACTACTAGACGCAGGCTTTGAAGGGGAGATCTACCCTATCCATCCCACAGCGAAAGAAATTGGAGAATTGCCTTGTTACACAAGCGTAGGCGATACACCCGAACAAGTCGATTTGGCCATTCTCTGTGTCGGCATGCACCAAGTAGAGAAATGTCTGATCGATTGCGGTGAAAGCGGTGTCAAGGCGGCGATCGTCTTTGCATCCGGCTACTCAGAGATTGGCGAAGAAGGAATTATTGCACAAAACCGCCTGAAAGAAATCGCTGAACAATACCAGATGCGATTGATCGGCCCAAACTGTGTAGGTCTTCTCAATACAACAAACGGCTTGATGGGTACATTCTCTCCAGGACTTACGAATGTACCGCTTGGCAAGAAACGTGAAGTAGGATTCGTTACGCAAAGTGGCGCTTTTGGTGTGTTGACGTATATTGCGGCAGCTCAGCATGGATTGACGTTTAATTACTTCGTCAGTGTCGGCAATGAAGTCGATGTAAGTTTCTCTGACGTCATTGAATACATGTTGCATGACCCCAAAACAAAAGTAGCAAGCGGTTATTTGGAAGGCGAGAAAAACGCAGAGAAGTTACGGAAACTAGCGAAATTCGCCCTTCAAATCAATAAACCGATTGTTATCATGAAGTCTGGACGAAGCAGTGCAGGCAGTCGTGCAGCAGCATCACATACCGGCTCATTGGCAGGTGCTGATAAAGTATATGACGGATTCTTCAAGCAAGCCGGCATTGTGCGTGCAGACGATTACGATGATATTATTTCATTCTCTAAATTATTCTTAACCAATAAACTTCCGACAGGTAAAAATACAGTGATCGTCACGAGTTCAGGTGGCAGGGGAATCAACGAAGCGGATCGTTGTGAATCGTACGGATTAAACATCCATGCGCTAAGCGATAAAGTGCGAAAAGAAATCGAGAAAAACATTCCCGATTTTGCAAGCGCTTCCAACCCGGTTGATTTAACCGCAGCCGCATCGATCACCAATCCGGAATTGTATCTCGCACCATTAAAAGTACTCGTCAATGATCCCGATACAGACATTATCTTATTTCCGGAGTTCCCTATTCACTGGGATGAAAACACACCACTTCTTCAGGAATTCATCGAAATTTGCAAGAACTCGGATAAGTTCGTGTTGATATCGAACTTCCCGCTTGAAGGCATGTCGATTCCAAAAGGCGTGCAGTATCTCGAAGACAACGGCATTCCATTCATTCTCGGTAATATGAATCCGATCCGCTCGCTTGCCAAATTAGTGGATTATGCAGAAGCGTATAGAAAAGCGCACAAGATTAGCGATGAGCCTGCAAGAAAAGAACTGGACGTATCGAACATCCAGCACCTATTACCTGCAAACCAAACGTTGAGCGAATCGCAGTCGAGTGAAATCCTCTCTGCATACGGTATCCGCACAGCGAAGCGAATCACTGCCAAGACGGCGGATGATGCAGTACAAGCTGCGAATCACATGGGCTATCCAGTCGTCATGAAAATCGATTCGCCTGATATTCCACATAAGACGGAAGTCAACGGGATCCGGCTGAATGTCCAGAACGGCCAAGAAGTACGCCAGGCGTTCAAGGAAATCTACGACAGTGCGAAAGAACATTGCCCAACAGCGGATCTTCACGGCATATCTATTCAGGAAATGTTGCCTGAAGGCGTGGAAGTCATCGTCGGTGTAACGAGTGATCCGACATTTGGCCCTGTCATCATGTTTGGTCTTGGCGGTGTCTTTGTAGAAGTCTTCAAAGATGTATCTTTCCGTGTCGCACCGATCACAAGACAAGATGCTATCGATAAGATGGAAAGCTTGAAAGGCTATCAAATCCTACAAGGCGTACGCAATAAAAAGCCCGTCGATCAAGAAGCCATTATCGATGTGTTACTGAAAGTTTCAAGATTAATTGAAGACTACTCGGATGTCATCCAAGAAATAGACATTAACCCGTTGATCGTTTACGAAGACGGCATTGTAGCGGCAGATGCATTGATCATCACAAAATAA
- a CDS encoding MaoC family dehydratase N-terminal domain-containing protein produces the protein MDLDKSVIGLTSAEYVFEIERRHVGQFATAIGDDNPLYTDDSYAKESAYEGLIVPPTFPIAMNDGKVEMPLQLDHRRMLHGEQEFLYYKPIRVGDQLRCQMKVSDLYDKEGKSGKMQFLKLDTEMKDEAGELVCISRMNIVYRSAK, from the coding sequence ATGGATTTGGATAAAAGTGTTATAGGCTTAACGAGCGCCGAATACGTGTTTGAAATCGAAAGAAGGCATGTCGGCCAATTCGCCACTGCCATCGGAGACGACAATCCACTCTATACAGACGACAGCTATGCGAAAGAGTCGGCATACGAAGGACTGATTGTCCCGCCGACATTTCCGATTGCGATGAACGATGGCAAAGTAGAAATGCCTTTACAACTTGACCACCGCCGGATGTTGCACGGCGAGCAGGAATTCTTATACTACAAACCGATCCGCGTAGGAGATCAACTACGTTGCCAGATGAAAGTTAGCGATCTGTATGACAAAGAAGGAAAGAGCGGAAAAATGCAATTTTTGAAACTAGATACAGAAATGAAAGACGAAGCGGGCGAATTAGTTTGTATTAGCCGCATGAACATTGTCTATCGTTCAGCAAAATAA
- a CDS encoding MaoC/PaaZ C-terminal domain-containing protein — MIKEWELKELKVDQKLEPMVKPPITKVQLAQYAGASGDFNPLHLDDDFAQKIGMDGVVAHGMLVMGFLGEYVMKIAGKEARVANFKMRFGKMTVPGDEIRCSGVVERTYEEDGKRWIALDLTAEKVSGEVVGSGSAILQLT; from the coding sequence ATGATCAAGGAATGGGAGTTAAAAGAACTAAAGGTAGACCAGAAACTAGAGCCTATGGTGAAACCACCCATCACGAAAGTGCAGTTGGCTCAGTATGCAGGTGCTTCTGGGGATTTTAATCCATTGCACCTCGACGATGACTTCGCGCAGAAAATCGGCATGGATGGTGTCGTAGCACACGGCATGCTGGTAATGGGTTTCCTTGGGGAGTATGTGATGAAAATTGCTGGCAAGGAAGCACGCGTCGCAAACTTTAAGATGCGTTTCGGCAAAATGACGGTACCGGGCGATGAAATACGTTGCTCGGGTGTAGTAGAACGAACATATGAAGAAGATGGCAAGCGATGGATCGCACTGGATCTGACGGCAGAGAAAGTATCAGGAGAAGTGGTCGGATCAGGTAGCGCCATCTTACAACTGACATAA
- a CDS encoding thiolase C-terminal domain-containing protein, whose amino-acid sequence MGTIKDRYAIVGVGESERSRKSGTTPLHLALDAAHAAIKDAGLKPTDIDGFMNYNEGDSCTSHQLATYLGVRPKYVKDIQGGGASTEMLIADAVALIEAGQLNTVLIYRSMNGSSGTRVGRGYDPDMLQGALSGGSFVIPYGSASPSQWFGMYATRHMHETGITKEHLGHVCLSFYEHAQRNPKAFLHGKPLTMENYLATPDISSPFNIHDSCLELDEGNAIIVTSAEKAKDCTSKPVYIMGMAARQCHPHAHYWNDIDQVASDYVAEELYENAGVTPDDIDVASIYDCFSWVVMRQLEAYGFAKRGEVGDFVAEGNLKIGGKLPTNTAGGMLSEGYTHGMNNAIEIVRQLRHDYEGTDRQVEDCKIGICTGWAGPDIAGAMILRN is encoded by the coding sequence ATGGGAACTATTAAAGACCGCTATGCCATTGTAGGCGTAGGAGAGAGTGAACGCTCAAGAAAATCGGGAACAACGCCTTTGCATTTGGCACTCGACGCGGCCCATGCAGCAATCAAAGATGCAGGCTTGAAACCGACAGACATCGACGGATTCATGAACTATAACGAAGGGGATTCCTGTACGTCTCACCAACTGGCAACGTATCTTGGTGTACGACCGAAATACGTCAAAGATATTCAAGGCGGCGGAGCGAGTACAGAAATGCTGATTGCGGATGCCGTGGCGCTCATTGAAGCAGGCCAGCTAAACACCGTATTGATCTATCGTTCCATGAACGGTAGTTCGGGAACGCGCGTAGGCCGCGGATATGATCCCGATATGTTACAAGGGGCGCTCTCGGGCGGAAGCTTCGTGATTCCGTACGGATCGGCAAGCCCATCTCAATGGTTCGGCATGTATGCGACACGTCATATGCACGAAACAGGCATTACGAAAGAACATCTTGGGCATGTGTGCTTGAGCTTCTATGAACATGCACAACGAAATCCAAAAGCATTCCTACACGGGAAGCCGTTAACGATGGAAAACTATCTCGCTACACCGGATATCAGTTCTCCATTCAATATCCATGATTCTTGCCTCGAACTCGATGAAGGAAATGCGATCATTGTCACGTCTGCTGAAAAAGCGAAAGACTGTACGTCAAAACCGGTCTATATCATGGGGATGGCGGCAAGACAATGTCATCCGCACGCTCACTACTGGAATGATATCGACCAAGTCGCATCTGATTACGTGGCGGAAGAACTCTATGAAAACGCGGGAGTGACACCGGACGATATCGATGTGGCCTCCATCTATGACTGTTTCAGTTGGGTTGTTATGCGCCAGCTGGAAGCATACGGCTTTGCGAAACGCGGAGAAGTGGGAGATTTTGTTGCGGAAGGCAACTTGAAGATCGGTGGTAAACTACCAACCAATACAGCGGGTGGCATGCTATCCGAAGGGTATACACACGGAATGAACAACGCCATTGAAATCGTTAGACAGCTGCGCCATGACTACGAAGGAACCGACCGCCAAGTAGAAGATTGCAAGATCGGTATTTGTACAGGCTGGGCTGGACCGGATATCGCTGGCGCTATGATCTTACGAAACTAG
- a CDS encoding Zn-ribbon domain-containing OB-fold protein — MTQATTAYQKPIPLKDIDNAPYWDAADQHQLALQKCDDCHAYSQPPGPTCAKCGSGNVSWEQLGDDIKATVYSYVVSYRPFLPGFQDELPTIIALAQLDNVPEVKIMGNILNCQEKDLEIGMPIQMTWVDITEDRALLQWIPVTN, encoded by the coding sequence ATGACACAAGCAACGACTGCTTACCAAAAACCTATTCCATTGAAAGATATAGATAATGCCCCGTACTGGGATGCAGCGGACCAACATCAACTGGCCCTGCAAAAATGTGATGATTGTCATGCGTACTCACAACCGCCAGGCCCTACATGCGCAAAATGCGGAAGTGGAAATGTCAGCTGGGAACAGTTAGGCGACGATATTAAAGCTACCGTCTATTCGTATGTAGTTTCCTACCGTCCATTTTTACCAGGTTTCCAGGATGAGTTACCGACAATTATCGCTCTCGCACAGCTCGACAACGTGCCGGAAGTGAAAATTATGGGCAATATCTTGAATTGCCAGGAAAAAGATTTGGAAATCGGGATGCCGATCCAAATGACTTGGGTGGATATTACGGAAGACCGTGCATTGCTACAGTGGATTCCCGTTACGAATTGA